DNA sequence from the Microtus ochrogaster isolate Prairie Vole_2 unplaced genomic scaffold, MicOch1.0 UNK89, whole genome shotgun sequence genome:
TACCTTTTACCCCTTCAGGAGCCTTGCGCATGCTAAGAGatcactctgccactgagtcatCCCACCCTATTACTGTGGGACTCTGGGCAGAGGCTCTACTGCAGAATCTACAGAaaggggctggggcgtggctcaggggtggagcccctgcctagaattcccccgTGAGGGTCTGGGAGCGTGGCTCatggtggagcccctgcctagaattcccccgTGAGGGTCTCATCTGAGCAAAAAGGGATACAATCTAGGTATACGGGGGTGAGgggttggtggggggggggcacgacGGACAGAAGGACGAACCTCGGTCAGAACTGTGCACAGATCCAGTTTCTTACTTATTCTAGGCCGGCCATGGAAGGCGCCAACCTCAGCCGGGTCTCTGAGTTCCTGCTGCTGGGCCTGTCACAGAACCCCAGGCAGCAGGAGCTGCTCTTTTCCGTCTTCCTGAGCATGTACCTACTCACAGACCTGGGGAACCTGTTCATCATTTTGGCCATTGCCACTGACCCCAggctccacacacccatgtacttcttcctggcAAACCTGGCCTTTGTAGACATCTGCTTCACCTCTACCACCATCCCCAAGATGCTGGCCAACCACGTGTCAGGACACAAAAGCATCTCCTACCCTGGTTGTCTCACACAGATGTTTTTCTTCATCTGGTTTGCCGGCATCGACAGCTTCCTGCTGACtgccatggcctatgaccgctacgTGGCCATCTGTCACCCTCTACACTATACTACGTCCATCACGCCCCGCCTCTGTGGCCTCCTGGTTACTGCCTCCTGGACCTCAGCCTTCGTAAATGCCCTGACCCACACAGTCCTCCTGACTCGCCTCTCATTCTGTGCCCGCAACCAGATcccccacttcttctgtgacctcAGCCCACTGCTGAAGCTGGCCTGTTCGGATACGTCTCTCAACAACATCATGGTGTACACTGTGGGCGCACTGCCCGTCATCACCCCCTTCATGGGCATCTTGATCTCCTACACACGCATCTTCGCAACAGTGCTGAAGATCCCATCTGCGGGAGGGAAGCAAAAGGCATTCTCCACCTGTGGCTCCCATCTCTCCGTGGTATCCCTGTTCTACGGGACACTCATCGGGGTATACTTCAGTCCCACATCCTCCCACACAGCCCAGAAGGACACAGCAGCTGCAGTGATGTACACCGTGGTCACACCCATGCTGAACCCCTTCATCTATACCCTGAGGAACAGGGACATGAAAGGTGCCCTGGGAACCCTTTTCCGAAGGAAGATGGTCTTTGTTGGGTAGCCCCAGGGCTGGGAGTTGTTCAGAAGGGCAGAAGTTAAGCCCCTTTGTCCTGAACTGCCCAGACATTCATCACATGGCTTTAGTTCACCAATTTTATTCTCCCGAAGTTGTCTACAAAACAGTTGTTTTctttaggctgtgtgtgtgtgtgagcacacacacacatgtatgtgagtgtgcgtgtgtgtgcgtgagtgcatgcatgtatgtggtgcccATGGAGCCAAGAACAAAGCACTGgatccttagaactggagttacaagagaCTGTGAGTCACCTGaaatggtgctggaaaccaaattcaagtcccctagaagagcagtaagtgctcttagctactgagctgTCCTTCCAGAATGGCCCTTATCCCATGGTGGAAGGGAAAGAGCAAGGcaaggagggacagaggaagaaaggagggaggaacagaCAGCTTTACATCTAGCCTCCCCCATCATAACAACCACATTTTCACAGTGATTGGATCACTCCCTTAATTCTAGTTACAGAATTAATTATTTCTCCCTAACTGTGCTATCCTGGACACACCAGATCTTGTCCAGTCTTGGATGGACAGAGTTAGTACTTGGGTGAAAGAattaactttttaagatttattttctacctgggtattctggtgtgtgtgtgtgtgtgtgtgtgtgtgtgtgtNNNNNNNNNNNNNNNNNNNNNNNNNNNNNNNNNNNNNNNNNNNNNNNNNNNNNNNNNNNNNNNNNNNNNNNNNNNNNNNNNNNNNNNNNNNNNNNNNNNNTTGTTACCTACCTGGCCTATACTATTGCaacaatgtaaaaaaatatttgaatagagTCTATGCTTAGATAATATGATTCTGTCTTAAATTGGAAATCTTCATTGAGATGAAAAGATTTTATAACTTCCTTTAACTTTAAAAGCTGGTAATATCATCTAGCTATTCCGGCTGCACATGAGTCTTTTTTATGGTTAAAGACATTATTTATTTCAGAATCACTCACTGAAGCCTGCTAATGTCAGCCAGTCCACAGAAGCAGCATGGACCTGCTGACAGGGAGAGAGCagctttctgcctttctttgGACACCTGAAGGTTACTGTTTCAACAGCTGGTAAAGTCAGAGGGGTTTTGACATGTATCTAGTTCTGTTAACTTTTGATGCTCATGTTCCTAAAAATCACTATGGATTATAAAAGTATCCCTCCCTAAACAGCACAGAATGATAGGGGGAAGTGAGAGTAGAGATACAGCTCTCAGAAACTTTAgtcataaacatttttaaaagctaagaACCTTTTTTAAAGTACAGTTGTATTCATGTTAAAGTCAAGAAATGTGTATAAATATTACAATAAATAATTATACTTTATCTCGAACAAGATCTGAAATTTGCCTGTTGAAGTGAGCTTTATGAAATAGTGAACAAAGAATTTTGAAACCAAAGAAAACTCTGACACAGGATGTGGCTGGTGTAATTCATAACACGCAGAGGCAAAAGCTGGTAAATGTTAGAGCTATGTTTTTGTGTTCTTGTGTGCAGCTTTTCTCAGCCAGAGGTTATTTGAGTTTTTTTAACCTTGTGCTTCTCGCAAATGAAATTATAGAAAAACACACTTAATGTTCAAATAATTGTCTAATAAGTCAATTATGTTAGAACAGATTTATCACTTCAAAATAGATGTTACAACCAAGCTGATTTCTAGCTGAAGGGAAGGGAAACATTGAACTTGAAAGATTAGGTACTGTTTTAGTAGCCTTTAAAATTGGGTGTAGCACAATCTTTAGAGATTTAtcgcaaagtgtgtgtgtgtgtgagtgtgtgtgtgtgtgtgtgtgtgtgtgtgtgtgtgtgtgtgtgtaagtgcagtGCCCAaaggggccaggagagggcagcGTCAGAACTCCTGGTGCTgggtcagatcctctgcaagggcagcaaatgctcttaaccactgaaccatctctctagcctccaaaGTGGAATCAATTATCCATTCTAGTCTTGTGACCTGATCGCCTCTCATTGGCCACAACTCCCGTGGTGGTCCACTGGGGGTTCTGAGCTCCTTCCTTCTTGCCCCTCCTCCAGTACTAAGTCCTGCCCTATCTGTGCCCTCTGCCCTGGCTCTGTCTATCCTGTACACTGCACAGGTGCCAACCTCTGGTCTTCCCATCACAATCCTGCATCCTGCAACTTCAGTCAGTCACAAGCAACCATGCATGGCCCAAAACAATGTCAAGTAGAAAATTCCAGCAAACGGACCCTTGCATAACCTGCTCTGAGTCCACATGCCTGCCACAGCAACCACAGCCACATAACCTGCTCTGAGTCCACATGCCTGCCACAGCAACCAcacccacatatgcacacaaaataaattcattaaaatgtaaaagaaaaaaggaaagttcaAAAAACAAATCCtaagatttaaattattttatttgtatgcgtATGAATGCttgcctacatgtgtgcctgAGCACTATGTGTGTACAGTGaccgtggaagccagaagttgttggctcccctagagctggaattacagatggttgtgaacctccatgtagatgctgggaactgaacccgggtcctctgcaagagcagccagtcagtacccttaaccatggagccatatCTctaacacccaaattcccaatcATTTGGCATTCTTCCCACGTGATTATATCTTATGCTGTTCCACTCCATCCCTCCCAGGATGGGAGCACCCCTCTCTTCAGCGTGCCCATGCTgtacctacccacccatccatgaCTTAATTATCCCAGTTTCAGGCTAAGCATGTAGGCGCTGGGTGTTTATTTTCAAATAGCATCTCCATCCTCTGTCTTAGAGCCTGTGCCAAGAGCTCCTGTGGCTACATACACATCCTGTCATCTCCTGATATCCCAAGATGGACAAGAACAATATGGTGACATAGCTGAAAGCtaagcatagtggtgcacacctgggGGAGTGCATACCTGGGGGGGCGCACCTGGGGGGGTGCACACCTGAGGGGTGCGCACCTGGGGGAGTGTGCACCTGGGGGAGTGCACACCTGAGGGGTGCGCACCTGGGGGGGTGCACACCTGGGGGAGTGCACATCTGAGGGATTCTCACCTGGGGACGCATACCTGGGGGATGCACACCTGGGGGTGCACTCCTGGGGGTGCACATCTGGGGGAGTGCATACCTGGGGGGGCGCACCTGGGGGGGTGCACACCTGAGGGGTGCGCACCTGGGGGGTGCACACCTGGGGGGGTGCACACCTGGGGGAGTGCACATCTGAGGGATTCTCACCTGGGGATGCATACCTGGGGGATGACACCTGGGGGTGCACTCCTGGGGGTGCACATCTGGGGGAATGAACACCTGGGGGTTCACACCTAGGGGATTCACACCTGGGGTGCACACCTGGGGACTGGGTGGGAGAgtggagtttaaggccagcctgggacacagagtGAGGTCTTGAAGAGAATGGAGAGTGGAAGAGGGGtagggagagacagggacaggaatggaaaagaagagagagggagggagaaagaagtcaaaaatggtaagggggaaagagagagagaggagatcgTGTTCATATAACTTTATCACTGTTTATTCTGTCACTAGTTCTTTATTGTTAGGGCTCTGTGGTGCCTGACTTATAAATTCGTCTTTAACActttttacatgtgtatgtatggaggCACACCTGTGTCAtgacacctgtggaggtcaggggacaacttgtggaTGTTGGTTCTTTCCTTCGAAGTCAGGAagtcgggtcatcaggcttggtcacaagcacctgtacccgctgagccatctcaaatgcagtcctggctgccctggaactcactcgtagaccaggctggccttgaactcacaggaatcctcctgcctctgcctcctgagtgctgggattaaaggtgtacaccaccacccatcttagattaatcctttttaaaaaaatattgtttattctgtgtgtatatgtgtgtgcgcacgcgcgtgtgcgtgtgcgtgtgcgtgtgtgtgtgtgtgtgtccacagaggccacagGAGGGCATCAGGTCCTTTGCAGCTGGCGTTACAGctgattgtgagctgccaaatgtgagtgctgggatctgaactctggtccgtGCTAAAACAGCAatcactcttagccactgagcagtctctctggCCCTACTAACAAATCTTTAATACAGATGTTTAACTGTGGTCACCTGGTTAACtgaccactgagcagtctctctggCCCTACTAACAAATCTTTAATACAGATGTTTAACTGTGGTCACCTGGTTAACtgaccactgagcagtctctctggCCCTACTAACAAATCTTTAATACAGATGTTTAACTGCGGTCACCTGGTTAACtgaccactgagcagtctctctggCCCTACTAACAAATCTTTAATACAGATGTTTAACTGCGGTCACCTGGTTAACTGACCACAGATGTTTAACCATGTTTACCTATGACAGTCAGGTTGGTTGGTTTAGGAAATGACTAAGGAGTCATTGCAAGCTCTTAATAAATGCAGCTCTCACCTGTCATCACAGGGGCTTCTTTTTGCCGCAGATGGGGCTATTACAGAGACACACGACTGgacaaatgcagagaacaagtgaccaTGGGGGCAtagtcctaaatgggacatctgtaacACAACCCTAGGTTCAGAGCACATcatggaaagaggcagagaggactGCAAGATAGTTTCAGTCATGACGGGGAAGCTGCACCCACCATCCCAACCccatgtcatctttttttttttttaattttttggtttttgaagacagggtttctctgtagctttggagcctgtcctggaacttgctcttgtagaccaggctggcctcaaacttagagatccgcctgcctctgcctcctgagtgctgggattaaaggcgtgcgccaccatcgcctccCATGTTATCCAAACAAGACATGCACCATGATGCTGTGTCCACACAGGTGGAGCCGAGCGAGCATCTGAGCAAAGCTAGTCCTCCCTCAGCCTCACGCTGTCCTCTGAGACAACACAAAGGCCAACATGCTGGGAAACTGGCTCAGCAGACTAAGGCACTTGCCGCCAGGCTTTATATCCAaactggatccccagaactcacgaGAGAGCAGAGAACCTATCCACACAAgtggtcctttgacctccatacacgTGCCATGGTTCACACCCCACCAGATGCATGTATACTCaggagaaataaatgtaattttaagccAGGGCAAGTGGAGAGGGgaatgcacgcctttaatcccagcacttggcaggcagagacaggtggatctctctgagtttgaggccagcctggtctacagagtgagttctagaacagtcagggctgtaacagagagaaaccctgtatcaaaagaatcaaaagaaagaagccaggcgttggtggcgcacgcctttaatcccagcactcgggaggcagaggcaggcggatctctgtgagttcgagaccagcctggtttacaagagctagttccaggacaggctccaaagctacagagaaaccctgtctcgaaaaaccaaaaaaaaaaaaaaaaaagaatcaaaagaaagaaagaaaataattttaaatattttaagattgtgtgtgtgttctccctagagctgcaggtagttgtgagctgcctgggaatcaaactcttctagaacagcaaatgttcttaaccactgaaccatctctctagaccactgttttattttgttcttgaggaaaataaaaaccttattATAGAGCcttggctagtctggaactctcCATCTAACCCAAGCTGGACAGATTGCAGCTGCCAGGTCCCAAAGACACCTGAGACCAGTTTCGCTCAGTCCCTAtggctccccccacacacattctcaccctacccctaccctaaacctctccagttCGCCCAGCGTCCCTTCCGATATCACTCAGCCACTTtggttctctctgccttcctttgtgtccctctgtcttctcttcctctctcactctccccgACCCCCATGGCTCAGTTCAGTCTGGGTCCTTCCCGAAGCCTCTGGCCATACTCTCCCACCTGTCTGAAATAACCTCTCCCCAAGtgatgtaggtgggccttctgcctatgtgttactttcattggttaataaagagactgccttggccttttgatagggcagaaaattaggtgggcagagtagacagaacagaatgctgggaagaagggaagtgaggcagacgccatggagccagccgccaggtcagacacactgaatctttcctggtaagccaccaccttacCAGGTGGTGagacacagattactaaatatgggttaaagcaagatgtgagaattagccaacaagaggccaggcagtgtttaaatgaatacagtttccgtgtaattattctggggctaagctagccgtgcgggaccagggtgggacgaaaagcaggcctgcccgtcTCATCGCTACACCCAATCCTAGCCATCATGCCCTCTAGGTTCTCGGAGAGccgagattacaggtgtgtgccaccatacttggtGACATTGTTGGGAGGGGGGCTGGTGGCATAGATTTTATTGTGGTTCGAATGTAAGATACTCACCAGAGGTTTGTGTGTCTGAATTCTTCGTACCCAGCAGGTGGCACTATTTGGATAGCTTATGCATCTTTAGGATAGGAGGCCTAGCTGGGAGAAGTGGCCAAGGTGAGGTTTTGATAATAATACCCACTTcctatttctctgcttcctcatctgCCTATATTAATAAGTAACAGCAGCAAGATCACACCTCCCAGATGGAGACGTGTCTCCATGCCTCATCCTGCAaactgtgaactgaaataaatgCTTCCTCCTCTCCCATGTCAGTAACAAGAACAGTCACTACACAAGTTGAATCAAAATAAATGTATTCCTGAGATGTTTTGTTGTGGAGAACTGACTAGCATTATCTTGGACTTTCGACTGAAGGAAACCTCCTTACTTTAGTGATTTCTcagtctcaggtattttgttatagcaacaaagAACAGATGAAGGTACTGAAGATCGAGAATGGGATGAGCACACGGAGCAGCAGTTCAGTGGGTGAGAGCACAGGCTACTCCTTGCGAAGCACCcaattccattcccagcacccacttggctggctcacaagcacctgtaactccaactccagggcatctaaccccctctcctggtctcctcgAACACCTACACCTGCACATTCTTCTCTCCAGACATATGTAGCAGTGCCCAGGACCTTAGGAGGCCTccgaccttagcacaactgactcaaTGGCAGAAGTGCCACTCAGGCTAGAGAACCCAGCAAGAAGCCAGCACTACctgctaaaatgaaaacaaagacctaattcatcagagttctgggaaagtctgAATGACTAACCtggcttctggctaactgttcatGCTAACTGAAGTATATCAACCCAAAACatggtttttattcttaaaagttCACCCTGAGAAAGGTTCAGGGCTGCACTGAGATCCTGACCACCCAGGGTAGTTGCCACCTGGCTAATAAAGAACTCTATTGGCTTAAATTGGTGTCTGAGTGGTCTTCTCTGATGGGTACCCCACAACACATACATGTAACTTTAtccatagaaattattttatgtgcattgctgttttgcttgaatgtatgtttgtatgaaggtgtcaaatccccaggaactagagttacaggcaactgtgagtgaccatgtggttgctgggaactgaacccaggccctctggaagagcagccagtgagtgttCTCAACCGATGAGCCATCTGCTCTATCGGAGACCTGCTTCACACCCCGTAACACACATCAGAAGGGTCAcaaatctgtaactccagatctgaGGGATTTGACACCCACTTTGGCATTCCTAGGGacccacacgtacacacacagaaagacacacaggtacattaaataaaataattgggtGACTTTCGGGCTCCTAACCTGGAGGGTCTGTTTTCACTTAGGAAGAGTCAAAGGGAAACTGCATCCCAGGGCCTTCCCCCAAGCACGCCTTTTTGGTCTCCCTTCTCTGTCTGGGCCGGTTTCTGGAGCCCCTCAAGCACAGCCTGGGGTCAACAGGGgtcaacacacatacatagatatatgtaacagtaaaataaatcctgagagagcgagagaagagaaagaaggcacagaCCTCTCCCTGCAGAGACAAGTGGTGGCGGCAGGGACAGCCACCTGGACACAGCTGCCAGGAGAGAGACCAGTGCTACAACAGAAAGACTGCTCCATACAGCTGCAGGACCACGCAGTCCAGGGTCTGAGGGAGTCATCAGGAAATGCCGGCCCCCTCCCACATGTTGTAGGACCCCGGAAACCCTGAGGCTGCAGAAGCCAGCAGCCCTTGCTCATTCTTCCTCCACATAGCACAGAACCAGCTGAAGCCAGAGGGATCAGAGGACttcacctttaactccagcagcTGTGCTAGTAATTATCTCTGTAAACGAGCAAGGCTCTCAGCCTTGAGCAGGGGCACCTCTTTCCACAGTGGGCAGCAGTTCATACTCATAGCTGGCCTGGCCAAAGGTCTGAGATTAAAGTGACTGTTAAGTATTCTGCTAGAAATGGGCCATCTCCATTGCCACCTCTCTCCTGGAGTTCAAAGAGCACCTcagaggagggagacagaaagaacgtaagagctggaggatggggaggacgGGGAGGATGGGGAGGTCGATGAGGAAGGGGTGGTCGATGAGGatggggaggtcagaggggaTAGGGAGGACGGGGAGGACAGGGAGGTGGGaggtcagaggggatggagagaatggaggggatggagagggtgaggaggacagggaggatggggaggacgaggaggacgggGAGGACGGGGAGGACGGGGAGGACggggaggacgaggaggacgggGAGGACAGGGAGGATGGGGAGNNNNNNNNNNNNNNNNNNNNNNNNNNNNNNNNNNNNNNNNNNNNNNNNNNNNNNNNNNNNNNNNNNN
Encoded proteins:
- the LOC101987308 gene encoding olfactory receptor 1361-like; the encoded protein is MEGANLSRVSEFLLLGLSQNPRQQELLFSVFLSMYLLTDLGNLFIILAIATDPRLHTPMYFFLANLAFVDICFTSTTIPKMLANHVSGHKSISYPGCLTQMFFFIWFAGIDSFLLTAMAYDRYVAICHPLHYTTSITPRLCGLLVTASWTSAFVNALTHTVLLTRLSFCARNQIPHFFCDLSPLLKLACSDTSLNNIMVYTVGALPVITPFMGILISYTRIFATVLKIPSAGGKQKAFSTCGSHLSVVSLFYGTLIGVYFSPTSSHTAQKDTAAAVMYTVVTPMLNPFIYTLRNRDMKGALGTLFRRKMVFVG